CGCCGCCGACCCGTGGGTCCGCTCGTGGCCGATGCTCCTCGCCGACGTCACCCCCACCGTCACCGCGGGGACGTGGCAGGTCGTCGACCGCACCGGCCGGGCCCTGCCCGTCGGCGGCGACGACACGTCGCGCTGGCAGCTGCTCGCCGTCTCCGGCGGCCATCCGGTCACCGTGTGCGGCGACTGGGACGGCACCGCTCTGCTGCCCGCCTCCGTGTTCGACGCCGGCGCGGTGATCGCCGCATGATCCGCCCTTACCCGGAATCTCTCACCGCGACAGCACTTCTCGGCACCGCCCGTTCGACGGTGTCGCTCGACGGTCTGCACACCGCGGACGCGGCGTCCGCCCTCGACGGCGGCGACCCCGCTGCGACGTTGCTCGCGGCGGCGGCGCTGGAGTCCGCGTTCCTCGCCGGGGCGAGCGCGCCCACCGCGGCGTCGGTGCCGGCGCCCGCCCTCGACGATCCGCGGCCGCTGCTGCCGGAGGCTGCGGCGACGCGGCTGCGGTCCCTGCTCGTGGTCGACTCCCCGCTGCTGCCCGAATGGTTCGATGCCGCAGCGGGTTTCCGGCCCCCACCGGACCTGGTCGTCGACCTGCTCGGCGCCGCCGTGCGGCTCGCCCAGTACCGGGACGGACTGGTCGCGCTCGCGGGGCCGCGTGGCCAGTGGCTCGCCGCGCGCAACCCCGACTGGGCGCCGCTGCGCGCCCCGGACCCGGACGACGACGAGGACTGGCGGCACGGCGCCCCCGCCGTGCGGCGGCGCTGGTTCGCGGCGCTGCGGTGCACCGACGCCGCCGCCGCGACCGCCCTGCTCTCGGCCGCCTGGCGGTCCGAGAACGCCGAGCAGCGGTCCGCCCTCGTCACCGAACTCGCGACCGGCCTCGGCGTGGGCGACGAGCCGCTGCTCGAGCAGGCCCTCGACGACCGCAGCCTGCGCGTGCGGCAGGCCGCGGCGGGAGTGCTGCGACGCCTGCCGGGCGCCGCGTACCGGCAGCGCATGGCGCAGCGGCTGCGGGAGTGGACCCGCGTCGCCGACGGCGTCGTCACCGTGGCACTGCCCGAACGGCTCGACGACGCCGCGCTGCGGGACGGCCTCGACGACCGCAGCGCGCCGCGCCCGGACGTCCGGCTGTCCCTGGTCGTGCAGGCCGCACCGCTCGCGGTGTGGACCGAGATCGGCGTCACCCCGGAGAATCTGCCGCACGTGACGGTCGCCGAGCCGTTCACGTCGGCGCTGGAGGCCGCCTGGTCCGCGGCGGTCGCCGACCAGGGCGACGCCGACTGGGCCGTGGCGCTGCTGCGCCGCGACAGCACCGTCGACGCGCAGGTCGCGGCCCACCTGCCGCGCGACATCCTGATCGCGCGCCTGCGGGCCACCCGCGACGGCGCGCTGCCGGACCCGAACCTGCTCGCGGCGCTGGCGGCGCCGTGGCCGCACGACGTGGCCGCCGCGGTCATGGCCGGGGTGTACGCGTCCCGCCTGCGGACCGCGGCGCTGCGGCCCACCGTCGACCTGCTCGCCCACCGCGCCCCGTTCGACCTCGAGTCGGTGCTCTCGGACGCCGCGACCCGCACCGGCGACCTCGACCGACTGGCGCTGTTCGCGGCCGCCGCCGACATCCTCACCCACCGCCGACACCTTCACCAGGAGCTGACGTGACCGACACCCTGACCGCCGAGCCGGCCCTGCTGCGTCCCCACGCCGAGCAGCAGTACGCGCACGAACTCGCGGCGCTGGCCGCGGCCGACGACCGTCCGCGGCCGCCGTCGTGGCGGCTGTCGCCGCAGGCCGTGGTGACGTACCTGCTCGGCGGCACGCTGCCGGACGGCACCGCCATCACCCCCAAGTACATCGGCCCGCGGCGCCTGATGGAGGTGGCCGTCGCGACGCTGGCCACCGACCGCGCGCTGCTGCTGCTCGGCGTGCCCGGTACCGCGAAGACGTGGGTGTCCGAGCACCTGGCGGCGGCGATCTCCGGCGAGTCGACGCGGCTGGTGCAGGGCACCGCCGGCACCGCGGAGGAGGCGGTGCGCTACGGCTGGAACTACGCGCGACTGCTCGCCGAGGGCCCGACTCCCGCCGCGGTGGTGGCGTCGCCGGTGATGACCGCGATGCGCGACGGCGCCATCGCCCGGATCGAGGAACTGACCCGCATCCCGGCCGACGTGCAGGACGCGCTCATCACCATCCTGTCGGAGAAGACCCTGCCCGTGCCCGAACTCGGCACCGAGATGCAGGCGGCGAAGGGCTTCAACGTCATCGCCACCGCCAACGACCGCGACCGCGGCGTCAACGACCTGTCGTCGGCGCTGCGCCGCCGCTTCAACACCGTCGTGCTGCCGCTGCCGGCCAGCGCCGACGACGAGGTCGCGATCGTGGTCCGCCGCGTCGAACAGCTCGGCGCCGCACTGGAACTGCCGCCGGTGCCCGCTGCCGCGGAGGAGATCCGCCGCGTCGTCACGGTGTTCCGGGAGCTGCGCGACGGGGTCACCGTCGACGGCCGCACCAAGGTCAAGTCCCCGTCAGGCACGCTGTCGACCGCCGAGGCGATCTCGGTGGTGACCAACGGTCTCGCCCTGGCCGCCCACTTCGGCGACGGCACCCTGCGCTCGGCGGACGTCGCCGCCGGCATCCTCGGCTCGGTCCTCAAGGACCCGGTGGCCGACCGGGTGGTGTGGACCGAGTACCTCGAGGCCGTGGTGCGCCACCGCACCGAGTGGGACGACTTCTACCGGGCGTGCCGCGAGGTGGCCGGGTGACCAACTCCCCCACCGGCGCGCAGGTGCGGGTGTTCGGCATCCGGCACCACGGCCCCGGTTCCACCCGGGCGCTGCTGCGCGCGCTCGACGCGTTCGAACCGGACACGGTGCTCATCGAGGGTCCGGCCGACGCCGACGCCCTCGTCCCGCTCGCCGCGGACGACCAGCTGCGGCCACCGGTGGCACTGCTCGGGTACGCCGCGAACGATCCTGCGCGCGCGGCATTCTGGCCGCTGGCGGTGTTCTCGCCGGAGTGGCAGGCGCTGCGCTGGGCGGTGTTCCACGACGCCGACGTGCGGTTTTGCGACCTGCCGGCGACGCTGGCGCTCGCCGCGAACCGTGACGCCGACGCGTCCGCCCGCCCGGATCCGCTGACCGCGCTGGCGGCGGCGGCCGGCTACGAGGACTTCGAACAGTGGTGGGACACCGTCGTCGAATCCCGGAACCCCGGTGACGAAGACGATCCGGTCACGGCCTTCGACGCGATCACCGAGGCGATGGCGGCGCTGCGCGAGGGCGTCGACCTCGACGACCACACCGCGCGGCGCGAGGCCCACATGCGGCAGGTGCTGCGCGCGACGATCAAGGCGGGGGCGCTGCGAATCGCGGTGGTGTGCGGGGCGATGCACGCACCCGCCCTGGCCGGACGCCTCGGACCGGCCGCGCCGGACGCCCGACTGCTGCGCGGACTCCCCAAGGTCAAGGCCTCGCTCACCTGGGTGCCGTGGACCCACTCCAGGCTGTCCGTCGCGTCCGGTTACGGCGCCGGCATCGTCTCCCCCGGCTGGTACGAGCACCTGTTCACCGCCCCCGACGACACCGTCGCGCGGTGGCTGACCCGGGTGGCGCGGGTGCTGCGGGCCGAGGACCTGCCGGTGTCGAGTGCACACGTCATCGAGGCGACCCGGCTCGCGGACACCCTTGCGGCGCTTCGGGATCGGCCACTGCCGGGTCTCGCGGAGGTCACCGAGGCCACCCGCGCGGTGCTGTGCGACGGCGACGAACTGCTGCTCGACCTGGTGACGCGGCGCCTGGTCGTCGGCGAGTCCCTCGGCGAGGTCCCCGACTCGACCCCGACCGTGCCGCTCGAGGCCGATCTGCAGGCGCGGTCGAAGTCGTTGCGGCTCAAGCGTTCCCCGTCCGAGAAGGAACAGAACCTGGATCTGCGCACCGATCTCGACCGGCAACGGTCGCAGCTGCTGCACCGGCTGCGGTTGCTCGACGTGGACTGGGCGGTGCCCACCCAGTCCACGGTGCGCTCGACCGGCACGTTCCGGGAGACGTGGAAGCTGCGCTGGCGGCCCGAACTCGCGGTCGCGGTGGTGGAGGCGGCCCGCTGGGGCACCACCGTCGCCACCGCCGCCGAGGCCGTCGTGCGCGACCGGGCCGCCCGGCCCGACGTGACGCTGGCCGAGGTGACCGGCCTGCTCGAGCAGGCCCTGCTCGCCGACCTGCGCGACACCGTCGCTGACCTGCTCGGTGCGGTCGACACGGCCGCCGCGCTCGACCACGACGTCGCACACCTGATGGCGGCGCTGCCGGCGCTGGTACGCACCCACCGGTACGGGGACGTGCGCGGCACCGACCTGTCCGCCCTCGACCGGGTCGTCGACGCCCTGCTGGTGCGCATCTGTGCAGGCCTGCCCGCCGCGGTCACCGGCCTCGACGCCGACGCCGCGGACGCGCTGCGCGGCGCGCTCGACGACGTCCACGCCGCGCTGACCCTGCGCGACGACCCGGCGTCGACCGACCGGTGGCTCGACACCCTGACGACGCTGGCCGGACGCGACGACGTCGACGGACTGCTCACCGGCCGCACCGTGCGCCTGCTGCGCGACGTCGGCCGCCTCGACACCGCCGACACCACCGCCCGGGTCGGCCGCGCGCTGTCGGCCGGTGTCTCGGCCGCGGCGAAGGCCCGGTGGATCGACGGGTTCGCCGGCGGCAGCGGACTGCTGCTGGTCCACGACCGGGACCTGCTCGCGCTGATCGACACCTGGGTGTCCGGGCTGCACGCCGACGAGTTCCTCGACGCGCTGCCGGCGCTGCGCCGCACCTTCGGCGGGTTCGGCCCCGCGGAACGGCGCACGCTCGGCGAGATCCTGCGCGACGGGCAGCGGGCCACCGCCGCCGACGTCGCCCTCGACACCGACCGCGGCGGTCGCGCCCTCACGGCCACCGCCCTGATCCTGGGGATTTCGGCATGAGCACACCGATCGACGACGAACGGATGCGCCGCTGGCGGCTGCTGCTCGGCGACGTCGCCGAGGAGTCCACCGGCGGCCTGGCGTCGGCGTCGGACTCCGCGATGGACGCCGCCCTGTCCGCGCTGTACGACAACGCCGGCCCCGCCGACGGAAACTCGCGGCGCAGCGCCGGTCTCGGCGGGTCCGCGCCGCGCGTGGCGCGCTGGCTCGGCGACATCCGCACCTACTTCCCCACCTCGGTGGTGCAGGTGATGCAGCGCGACGCGATGGAACGGCTCGGGCTGACCCAGCTGCTCCTCGAACCGGAGATGCTCGAAGCCGTCGAACCGGACGTCCACCTGGTGGGCACGCTGCTGAGCCTGAACCGGGTGATGCCGGAAACCACCAAGGCGACCGCGCGGATCGTGGTGGAGCGGGTGGTCCGCGAGATCGAGGAACGCCTGGCCCGGGCCACCCGCACCGCGGTCACCGGGGCCCTGAACCGGGCCGCCCGCACCACCAACCCCAAGCTGCGCGACCTCGACTTCCACCGCACGATCCGGGCGAACCTGCAGCACTACCTGCCGGAGTACCGGACGGTGGTGCCGGAGCGACTGATCGGCTACGGCCGCCGATCCCAGGCCGTGCAGCGCGACGTGGTCCTCGCGATCGACCAGTCCGGGTCGATGGCGTCGAGCGTGGTGTACGCGTCGGTGTTCGGCGCGGTGCTGGCGTCGATGCGGGCGCTGCGCACGTCGCTGGTGGTGTTCGACACGGCGGTCGTGGACCTGACCGAGAAGCTGTCCGATCCGGTGGACGTGCTGTTCGGCACCCAGTTGGGCGGCGGCACCGACATCAACCGCGCCATCGCCTACAGCCAGTCGCTGCTCACCCGCCCCACCGAATCGCTGTTCGTGCTGATCTCCGACCTGTACGAGGGCGGGATCCGCGCCGAGATGCTGACCCGGGTGGCCGCGATGCGCGACGCCGGCGTCCAGGTGGTGGTGCTGCTGGCGCTGTCCGACGACGGTGCGCCCGCATACGACCGGGACAACGCGGCAGCGCTTGCCGCACTGGGTGTTCCGGCCTTCGCGTGCACCCCGGACCGGTTCCCGGACCTGCTGGCCGTGGCGCTCGAGCAGGGCGACGTCGCCGCGTGGGCGCGCCGGCACGATCTCGCCGCGGCGTCGGGTGGGCCGGTGTGATCACCGGCCAGCGCCGCGGCCCGTCGCCGCGTTATGGTGCAGTTCACCACGGCCGACCGAAGTGGTCGACCCGGACCGAAGGGGAAAAGCAGTGGAAATCCAGGGAACCGCGGCACTGATCACCGGCGCAGCCTCCGGGCTCGGTGCCGCCACCGCGAAGCGCTTCGCCGACGCGGGTGCCACCGTGTTCGGCCTGGACCTGGCCCAGTCCATCGAGCGCGCCGGCGACAACGTGCCGGCCGGCGTCACGTTCATCCCCACCGACGTCACGAGCGAGGCCGACGTGCAGGCCGCTATCGACAAGATCGGCGAGTCGGGCGTTCCGCTGCGCACCGTCGTCAACTGCGCCGGTGTCGGCTGGGCGGGCCGCATCCTGTCGAAGAACGGCCCGCACGACCTGGAGCTGTTCCGCACGGTCATCACCGTCAACCTGCTCGGCACGTTCAATGTGATGCGCCTGGCCGCCAACGCGATGCAGCACCTGCCCACGGTCGACGACTCCGGCCAGCGCGGCATCGTCATCAACACCGCGTCGGTCGCAGCGTTCGAGGGGCAGATCGGCCAGATCGCGTACACCGCGTCCAAGGGCGGCGTGCACGCCATGACGATCACCGCGGCGCGCGACCTCGCGCAGGTCGGCATCCGCGTCAACACCATCGCCCCCGGCACCATCGACACCCCGATGCTCGCCGGCGTCACCGACGAGTACCGCAAGAACCTCGAGGCCGGCATCCCGTTCCCGTCGCGCCTCGGCAAGCCCGACGAGTACGCCCAGCTGGCGCAGTTCCTCGTCGAGCACGACTACCTCAACGGCGAGACCATCCGCATGGACGGTGCGCTGCGCATGGCGCCGCGGTAGTCCCCGCTCTCGACGGCGCCCCGGCTCATCCGAGCCGGGGCGTTCGTCGTCTGCGCGACAAGAGCGCAAAACGCGCAACCCAGGCCCCAACCCCCGCGATAAGCGCGCAAAGCGCGGGGCCGGGGGCACGAAACTCGCGACAAGTGCGCAAAACGAGCGAACGCGTCTGGGCATGAGGATCTTTCGAGAAAAGCAACGCACCCCGACCGACGGCCGGGGTGCGCGCGCTGCTACGACGACTCAGATGCCCAGGAGGCTGCCGAGGCCGCCCAGGAGACCGCCGACCAGGCTGGCCAGGGTCAGTCCGAGAGAACCGAGAAGCATGCGTGTTCACCTCCGCTCAGGAGTAGACATCATCGGAGCATCAACCGTAACAATCAGTCGGTTTTTAGTACAAATTGCGCGTAATGTCCGATATGAAACTCAGAGGTCCGACTCGTGCGGAATCTCTTCGACCGCACGCTCGCTCATCCACTCGCGCAGCACCTTGGTGGCGATGACGTCGTCCTCGTTGTACTCGAGCAGCCGCTGACGCTGGGTGAGATCGGGTTCTCCGTCGTACCCGACGGCCTCGCGGTACCAGCTCATCGACGCCTCGCCGCTCGCCTCGGCGTCACGCCAGTGGAAGCCCGCGACGGGCGCGATCTTCTTGAGCCCCTTGCCGTTCGGGCACACGAAGTTCTCCCCGACGGCCTGGTAGATGTCCACCCACTGCGGGCTGTCGATGAACTCGCGGATCTCGGCGACGGTGGGGATGCCCTCCACACCGGCGAACCGGCGCGCCGAGTCCAGCAGCCACTTGTCCTCGGCCGACCGCGAATAGCAGTACGCGGCAAAGGTTTTCCCGACAGCGGCGGCACCGGCTCGTTCGGCCATGAGCCACGTCCAGAACTCGGCGAACGAGCGCGCCTCGTCGACGGTGGGCACCGGGTCCCAGCTCACGAACGGCCGGTACACCGACGTGCCCGCGACGTTGAGCAGCGTGCCCCACAGGTAGGCGCCGTGCTCCTGATAGCTCTCCATGTCGACGTCCACCTCGACGTCGGCCCGGGTCACCGTGACGGTCTCGTTGCGTCGCACCAGCGGCGCCCCGGCCAGCCACGCCTTCGCGGTGACGACGGTGTCGTGGAACGAGTTGTGCGGCCACTCCTCCGGGGCGTCGCCCTCCCACGCCGCGAGCTGCTCGATGGTGCGCACGCCCCGCTCGCGCAGCACCTCGGCGCGGGATCCGGACGCCACCAGCGACACGTCGTGGGTCTCCTCGAGCTTCGCCCGGCAGCCCGACCACCACGGGCAGGAGCGGCACTCGCCGATCTGCGACGGCACCGTCGGCACCTCGCCGCGGGCGACGGCGATCCGGTCGGCGAAGCGCTGGTCGTAGTCGTCCAACACGGTGGACAGGTCGTGCACGAGGACGCAGTCGGCGCCGTAGCCGATGGCGCCGCCCAGCAGCGACGGGCTCGCCAGCCCGTGCCGCTCGAGCATCCGGTACACGTGCGCCAGCCGCATCTGGTCGCGCAGCTGCGCGCGGACCTTGCGGGTCTCGTCGACGGCCGGCGCCCACTCGAACAGTCCCGACGTGGTCGCCCCGCTGCCCGGGTCGGTGACCTTGTGGTTGACGACGATGACGGGGATGTAGCCGCCGCGGTCGGCGTCACGCAGCAGGATCTCGACGCGTCCGCGCCGACCGGTGTCGCGCTCGGACGGCAGCACCGCACCCCAGATCTTGTCGGCCCCGCTCCTGCACGCCTCGAGGGTCGCCAGGGCGCGGCGACCGGCCGGTCCGTCGGGTTCGATCCGCACCCAGGCGTCGGGGTCGGCGTCGGCCAGCCGGATCCGCACCGCCTCGCGCTGCGCCGCCGCGGCCTCCTGCCGCTGCTTGACGCCGGTGTTCTCGGGCACCCCGACGAGCTGGTCGGGGTAAGTGGCGTCGAGATGGATCCGATGGCGGCACCGCGTCAGCGCGCCGGGCTCGAGCAGGATGGGGGCCGGGGCGACAGAAGCGTCACGTGTAGCCGGCGCCGCCTGCGCGGTGCCGGCGCCGTCCTGCGGGCCGATCGGGGAACACACGATGTGGAAGATTATGTGCTCGCCTAGGGTAAAGCCGAAAGCGGCGATCAAAAACGAGCACAGATAGGCTGTGACGCAGTTCGCGCCCGCGCCGAAACACCAGATGGAGGGGCCTTTCCAGTGGGGTTGTTCAAGAAACGTAAGCGGCGTGCCACGCGCAAGGCCGAAGCGAAGGCGCTCAAGCACCGGGCCAAGCTCGAGGCCAAGCTCGGCGCCAAGAACGACCGCAAGAAGCACCGGTCCGACGCGAAGGCGCAGAAGAAGGTCGA
This genomic stretch from Prescottella soli harbors:
- a CDS encoding DUF5691 domain-containing protein; the protein is MIRPYPESLTATALLGTARSTVSLDGLHTADAASALDGGDPAATLLAAAALESAFLAGASAPTAASVPAPALDDPRPLLPEAAATRLRSLLVVDSPLLPEWFDAAAGFRPPPDLVVDLLGAAVRLAQYRDGLVALAGPRGQWLAARNPDWAPLRAPDPDDDEDWRHGAPAVRRRWFAALRCTDAAAATALLSAAWRSENAEQRSALVTELATGLGVGDEPLLEQALDDRSLRVRQAAAGVLRRLPGAAYRQRMAQRLREWTRVADGVVTVALPERLDDAALRDGLDDRSAPRPDVRLSLVVQAAPLAVWTEIGVTPENLPHVTVAEPFTSALEAAWSAAVADQGDADWAVALLRRDSTVDAQVAAHLPRDILIARLRATRDGALPDPNLLAALAAPWPHDVAAAVMAGVYASRLRTAALRPTVDLLAHRAPFDLESVLSDAATRTGDLDRLALFAAAADILTHRRHLHQELT
- a CDS encoding ATP-binding protein, which produces MTDTLTAEPALLRPHAEQQYAHELAALAAADDRPRPPSWRLSPQAVVTYLLGGTLPDGTAITPKYIGPRRLMEVAVATLATDRALLLLGVPGTAKTWVSEHLAAAISGESTRLVQGTAGTAEEAVRYGWNYARLLAEGPTPAAVVASPVMTAMRDGAIARIEELTRIPADVQDALITILSEKTLPVPELGTEMQAAKGFNVIATANDRDRGVNDLSSALRRRFNTVVLPLPASADDEVAIVVRRVEQLGAALELPPVPAAAEEIRRVVTVFRELRDGVTVDGRTKVKSPSGTLSTAEAISVVTNGLALAAHFGDGTLRSADVAAGILGSVLKDPVADRVVWTEYLEAVVRHRTEWDDFYRACREVAG
- a CDS encoding DUF5682 family protein gives rise to the protein MPRGGRVTNSPTGAQVRVFGIRHHGPGSTRALLRALDAFEPDTVLIEGPADADALVPLAADDQLRPPVALLGYAANDPARAAFWPLAVFSPEWQALRWAVFHDADVRFCDLPATLALAANRDADASARPDPLTALAAAAGYEDFEQWWDTVVESRNPGDEDDPVTAFDAITEAMAALREGVDLDDHTARREAHMRQVLRATIKAGALRIAVVCGAMHAPALAGRLGPAAPDARLLRGLPKVKASLTWVPWTHSRLSVASGYGAGIVSPGWYEHLFTAPDDTVARWLTRVARVLRAEDLPVSSAHVIEATRLADTLAALRDRPLPGLAEVTEATRAVLCDGDELLLDLVTRRLVVGESLGEVPDSTPTVPLEADLQARSKSLRLKRSPSEKEQNLDLRTDLDRQRSQLLHRLRLLDVDWAVPTQSTVRSTGTFRETWKLRWRPELAVAVVEAARWGTTVATAAEAVVRDRAARPDVTLAEVTGLLEQALLADLRDTVADLLGAVDTAAALDHDVAHLMAALPALVRTHRYGDVRGTDLSALDRVVDALLVRICAGLPAAVTGLDADAADALRGALDDVHAALTLRDDPASTDRWLDTLTTLAGRDDVDGLLTGRTVRLLRDVGRLDTADTTARVGRALSAGVSAAAKARWIDGFAGGSGLLLVHDRDLLALIDTWVSGLHADEFLDALPALRRTFGGFGPAERRTLGEILRDGQRATAADVALDTDRGGRALTATALILGISA
- a CDS encoding VWA domain-containing protein, with translation MSTPIDDERMRRWRLLLGDVAEESTGGLASASDSAMDAALSALYDNAGPADGNSRRSAGLGGSAPRVARWLGDIRTYFPTSVVQVMQRDAMERLGLTQLLLEPEMLEAVEPDVHLVGTLLSLNRVMPETTKATARIVVERVVREIEERLARATRTAVTGALNRAARTTNPKLRDLDFHRTIRANLQHYLPEYRTVVPERLIGYGRRSQAVQRDVVLAIDQSGSMASSVVYASVFGAVLASMRALRTSLVVFDTAVVDLTEKLSDPVDVLFGTQLGGGTDINRAIAYSQSLLTRPTESLFVLISDLYEGGIRAEMLTRVAAMRDAGVQVVVLLALSDDGAPAYDRDNAAALAALGVPAFACTPDRFPDLLAVALEQGDVAAWARRHDLAAASGGPV
- a CDS encoding SDR family NAD(P)-dependent oxidoreductase, whose product is MEIQGTAALITGAASGLGAATAKRFADAGATVFGLDLAQSIERAGDNVPAGVTFIPTDVTSEADVQAAIDKIGESGVPLRTVVNCAGVGWAGRILSKNGPHDLELFRTVITVNLLGTFNVMRLAANAMQHLPTVDDSGQRGIVINTASVAAFEGQIGQIAYTASKGGVHAMTITAARDLAQVGIRVNTIAPGTIDTPMLAGVTDEYRKNLEAGIPFPSRLGKPDEYAQLAQFLVEHDYLNGETIRMDGALRMAPR
- a CDS encoding TM0106 family RecB-like putative nuclease; protein product: MLEPGALTRCRHRIHLDATYPDQLVGVPENTGVKQRQEAAAAQREAVRIRLADADPDAWVRIEPDGPAGRRALATLEACRSGADKIWGAVLPSERDTGRRGRVEILLRDADRGGYIPVIVVNHKVTDPGSGATTSGLFEWAPAVDETRKVRAQLRDQMRLAHVYRMLERHGLASPSLLGGAIGYGADCVLVHDLSTVLDDYDQRFADRIAVARGEVPTVPSQIGECRSCPWWSGCRAKLEETHDVSLVASGSRAEVLRERGVRTIEQLAAWEGDAPEEWPHNSFHDTVVTAKAWLAGAPLVRRNETVTVTRADVEVDVDMESYQEHGAYLWGTLLNVAGTSVYRPFVSWDPVPTVDEARSFAEFWTWLMAERAGAAAVGKTFAAYCYSRSAEDKWLLDSARRFAGVEGIPTVAEIREFIDSPQWVDIYQAVGENFVCPNGKGLKKIAPVAGFHWRDAEASGEASMSWYREAVGYDGEPDLTQRQRLLEYNEDDVIATKVLREWMSERAVEEIPHESDL